A genomic window from Desulfitobacterium chlororespirans DSM 11544 includes:
- a CDS encoding VOC family protein yields the protein MIIPYLTFNGNCKDALNFYRAVFHCDEPKILTYGDYMPEGSKTPPELLRTWVMHAEMNVCGTNIWFADEATPLKSGDTIKLTATVPTGEEAATIFVALCVGGEVTLPLTETFYSVFHAAVTDKFGVNWNVVAEEAPKQVKG from the coding sequence ATGATTATACCTTATCTTACATTCAACGGGAATTGCAAAGATGCACTGAATTTCTACCGCGCCGTCTTCCATTGTGACGAACCCAAAATCCTGACCTACGGTGACTATATGCCAGAGGGATCAAAGACGCCGCCTGAATTGCTGCGTACTTGGGTTATGCACGCCGAAATGAACGTCTGCGGTACGAACATCTGGTTTGCCGATGAAGCTACGCCGCTCAAGAGTGGCGACACTATCAAACTAACCGCTACGGTACCTACGGGAGAGGAAGCGGCGACTATCTTCGTTGCGCTTTGCGTGGGTGGCGAGGTGACGCTCCCGCTGACCGAGACCTTCTACAGTGTATTCCATGCCGCAGTGACAGACAAGTTCGGCGTGAACTGGAATGTTGTCGCTGAGGAAGCGCCGAAGCAAGTGAAGGGATGA
- a CDS encoding VOC family protein — protein MKKIVPSLWFGDNNCEEAINYYVNIFPNSEIQKIVKYPNEALDEHFKGMSGKIITAEFTLNGQKYLALDGGPYFHFNEAISMTIECEDQDEIDYFWGKLSHVKEAEQCGWAKDKFGLSWQIVPYNMGALTGTDAQIQAMMKMKKIIIRELEEAGSL, from the coding sequence ATGAAAAAGATAGTACCGTCATTATGGTTCGGTGACAATAATTGTGAAGAGGCAATAAATTACTACGTAAATATATTCCCCAATTCTGAAATACAGAAAATTGTAAAGTATCCTAATGAAGCTCTTGATGAACATTTTAAAGGTATGTCCGGTAAAATAATAACTGCTGAATTTACATTAAACGGACAAAAGTATCTTGCGTTGGACGGCGGCCCATACTTCCATTTTAATGAAGCTATATCAATGACGATCGAGTGTGAAGACCAAGATGAGATCGACTACTTCTGGGGTAAGCTGTCTCATGTCAAAGAGGCGGAGCAATGTGGTTGGGCTAAGGATAAGTTTGGTCTGTCCTGGCAGATCGTACCCTATAACATGGGAGCCTTAACCGGCACGGATGCTCAAATACAGGCGATGATGAAAATGAAAAAGATCATCATCAGGGAACTTGAGGAAGCCGGGTCTCTTTAA
- a CDS encoding M55 family metallopeptidase: MKIYVSADIEGISGIVAVNQVLPGERDYQRSRELMTQEVNAAIEGAVEIGATEIVVNDLHGAGTNILIESLNNKAQLITGSSHKGAMMEGLDSSFDAVIFIGYHSRMNVSGVLSHSFHGGVISNININGKDVGEFYMNACVAGHFNVPVVLVSGDNILEEEVKDVHTAIETVVVKRSYGRYAAKCLTPSVVFKKIKDKSKAALINARNIAPIKIQEPLEMRITFLNSGQAESASIMPGAELVGPNSVLYNGKTIMDSYRALTAMIKIANSN, encoded by the coding sequence GTGAAAATATATGTTTCAGCTGATATTGAAGGAATAAGCGGAATTGTTGCTGTTAATCAGGTTTTGCCTGGGGAGCGGGATTATCAGAGATCAAGAGAACTTATGACCCAAGAGGTTAATGCAGCCATCGAAGGAGCTGTTGAGATTGGTGCAACAGAAATCGTTGTTAATGATCTTCATGGTGCCGGAACGAATATACTTATAGAATCTTTAAACAATAAAGCTCAATTAATTACTGGTTCGTCCCATAAGGGTGCTATGATGGAAGGACTAGATTCATCATTTGATGCAGTAATATTTATAGGCTATCATTCCAGAATGAATGTAAGCGGAGTTTTGAGTCACTCTTTCCATGGCGGTGTGATTTCAAACATCAATATAAATGGTAAAGATGTTGGCGAGTTTTATATGAATGCATGTGTTGCAGGTCATTTTAATGTTCCAGTTGTTTTGGTATCAGGTGACAACATTCTGGAGGAGGAAGTAAAAGACGTGCATACTGCAATTGAAACAGTTGTAGTTAAAAGGTCATATGGAAGGTATGCAGCAAAATGTTTAACACCCTCTGTAGTATTTAAAAAAATAAAAGATAAAAGTAAAGCTGCCCTAATCAATGCAAGGAATATTGCTCCTATAAAAATACAAGAGCCACTGGAAATGAGAATTACTTTCTTGAACAGCGGTCAAGCTGAATCGGCATCAATAATGCCTGGAGCAGAACTTGTTGGCCCCAATAGTGTATTGTATAATGGAAAAACAATTATG
- a CDS encoding class I SAM-dependent methyltransferase, translating into MGDNKKFWNRYSGLYDFEINRFSKGAYEEMYRLMSEVLKADMRVLEVATGTGLIALGIAKFVRQVEATDFSPKMIETAKKKIAPPNVKFSIEDATALSFAEDSFDAVIISNALHIIPDPEAALAGIRRVLKPGGLLIAPTFAHGHLKNSTWNLNAKILKLIGFETYSKWTPEEYTGFIERNGFSVGRRKVLRAAFPLVYLEAAKVC; encoded by the coding sequence ATGGGCGACAACAAAAAATTTTGGAACCGGTATTCCGGGCTTTATGACTTCGAGATTAATCGGTTTAGCAAAGGGGCATACGAAGAAATGTACCGTCTGATGTCGGAAGTACTGAAAGCCGATATGCGGGTTTTGGAAGTTGCCACCGGAACCGGTTTGATTGCCCTTGGTATAGCCAAATTTGTCCGGCAGGTTGAAGCGACGGACTTCTCCCCCAAGATGATTGAAACCGCAAAAAAGAAAATTGCTCCGCCAAATGTTAAATTTTCTATTGAAGACGCTACGGCATTATCCTTTGCGGAGGATTCGTTTGATGCGGTCATCATTTCCAATGCTTTGCATATTATTCCGGACCCCGAAGCAGCGCTTGCGGGCATCCGCAGGGTATTGAAACCGGGTGGGTTACTGATCGCGCCGACCTTTGCCCATGGGCACCTAAAGAACTCTACCTGGAACCTGAACGCCAAAATACTGAAGCTGATCGGGTTTGAAACTTACTCGAAGTGGACACCGGAGGAATATACCGGGTTTATTGAGAGAAATGGTTTTTCTGTTGGCCGGCGGAAAGTATTAAGAGCCGCATTTCCGCTTGTTTATCTTGAGGCGGCTAAAGTCTGCTGA
- a CDS encoding DUF2200 family protein — MNNERVYKMKISSIYPLYIQKAERKGRTKAEVDTIIQWLIGYDKQGLQSQINREAEFASRKSKTHHERT; from the coding sequence ATGAATAACGAACGTGTATACAAAATGAAAATCTCCAGTATCTACCCTCTGTATATTCAAAAAGCTGAGCGTAAAGGACGCACGAAAGCGGAAGTCGATACCATCATCCAATGGCTGATAGGCTACGATAAGCAGGGATTGCAGTCTCAAATTAATAGAGAAGCGGAGTTCGCGTCGAGGAAATCGAAGACTCATCATGAAAGAACTTAG
- a CDS encoding YkgJ family cysteine cluster protein has protein sequence MLKPSEVKKAAKMMEADNFRFRSFLKNHADEEELDKQFLALHNELFADYDCRSCRNCCKMYKGTFQEEELEKAAGYMKLTADQFKEFFLEFDQREYNYKKPSTGPVIS, from the coding sequence ATGCTGAAACCGAGTGAAGTTAAAAAAGCAGCAAAGATGATGGAGGCTGACAATTTCAGATTCCGTTCCTTCCTGAAGAATCATGCCGATGAAGAGGAGCTGGATAAGCAATTTCTGGCATTGCATAACGAACTGTTTGCTGATTATGACTGCAGGAGTTGCAGAAACTGCTGCAAAATGTATAAAGGAACATTTCAAGAAGAGGAACTGGAAAAAGCGGCGGGATACATGAAGCTAACAGCTGATCAGTTCAAAGAGTTCTTTCTGGAATTCGACCAAAGAGAATACAACTATAAAAAACCAAGCACCGGCCCTGTGATTTCTTAG